In a single window of the Callithrix jacchus isolate 240 chromosome 1, calJac240_pri, whole genome shotgun sequence genome:
- the LOC100404542 gene encoding LOW QUALITY PROTEIN: NUT family member 2G (The sequence of the model RefSeq protein was modified relative to this genomic sequence to represent the inferred CDS: inserted 4 bases in 3 codons; deleted 2 bases in 2 codons; substituted 1 base at 1 genomic stop codon), with protein MNLSSCLLAGALHRMSLTPTSTCYTAPPPLQNVWGPMFXKPIYFQIFLIYLNSGESVEAGHSLGPVLGFSHQGNCQTAVIGTQPEGMASNGAYPVLGPGVPENPGASMPVFMALSFATPAPSPAHGPPLLTAVVPLGGPLVLFAFPRMPLVAGQDGXSLNWAGASNVLVQMGTEVGPVKALQAQTLVLTQVPHVLQALGAVCEGVACPPPQPLAAAPVVPAMAAQVFGGTWAYEGGWPQGLPPPALPAPHPAPMMAPRNACPWPQGTHGEGSQAPSQAKAQPDDSCNPKSVYENFRLWQRYKPLARRHLPQSPDMEALSCFFIPVLRSLAHQKPSMTLEEGLWRAMQEWQHTSNSDQXIYYKMAGKFLEFEAEEKIQIQKSQWMKVPQCLPPPALPRLEPQGLSTPEVVKEPVYLPSKAGPKAXACLPPQQRPRPQQPAETKAPEKIPAEVVQEYVDIMEELLGPPIGATGELEGQREEGKVEQEKDRMFSDPYLLSYVDNLCSQKDFITKVEVVIHPQFLEELLSPDSQMDFLALSQELEQEEGLTLAQVAEKRLLYLKEERCARAAPSHGSTQPDSISSESAAGQGAERDVPGPQQGVSMETCPPQTTSRDPQGQGRERTGMVRSKIPVVLLERLDSHWLRAARANSPPQDHRPTCPGVGTKDTWGLPGASPVKESRRLSKGSSEEEREILGIVSVVLRQNYRLRPWKLSQSPVPASGLLNPEGWGPQGALQSQSAKRRGLSAAPAPATKSKKQALFGGPSPAEQMPHLGPGLRVSGAQSLAWGLGGPSQSQKRKGDPLLSKRKKTQHCSQ; from the exons AtgaacctcagttcttgcctatTGGCTGGAGCCCTTCACAGAATGTCCCTCACCCCTACCAGTACTTGCTACACTGCCCCTCCCCCGCTGCAGAATGTCTGGGGTCCTATGTT TAAacctatttattttcaaattttc ctGATCTACCTGAACTCAGGAGAATCTGTTGAGGCAGGCCACTCTCTAGGTCCTGTCCTTGGCTTTTCTCATCAGGGAAACTGCCAGACAGCAGTGATCGGCACCCAGCCTGAGGGAATGGCTTCAAATGGAG CATACCCAGTGCTGGGACCGGGCGTGCCTGAGAACCCTGGCGCCTCCATGCCAGTGTTCATGGCTCTGTCCTTCGCCACACCTGCTCCCAGCCCAGCACACGGGCCGCCCCTGCTGACTGCAGTGGTTCCTCTAGGTGGCCCTCTGGTGCTGTTTGCCTTCCCCAGGATGCCTCTGGTGGCAGGACAGGATGGCTGAAGCCTGAATTGGGCTGGGGCTTCCAACGTCCTTGTCCAGATGGGGACAGAAGTGGGGCCTGTGAAGGCTCTTCAGGCACAGACCTTGGTCCTAACTCAGGTGCCCCACGTCTTGCAGGCTCTAGGTGccgtctgtgagggtgttgcatgtccacctccccaacccctggcagCTGCCCCTGTGGTGCCCGCTATGGCTGCCCAGGTCTTTGGGGGCACCTGGGCCTACGAAGGAGGCTGGCCCCAGGGCCTTCCTCCTCCAGCACTACCAGCTCCCCATCCAGCCCCCATGATGGCCCCAAGGAACGCTTGTCCATGGCCACAAGGGACTCATGGAGAGGGCAGCCAGGCTCCCTCCCAGGCCAAGGCCCAACCTGACGACTCCTGCAACCCCAAGAGTGTGTATGAAAACTTCCGACTCTGGCAGCGCTACAAGCCCCTGGCCCGGAGGCACCTTCCCCAGAGTCCGGACATGGAAGCgctttcctgtttcttcat CCCAGTTCTCAGATCCCTGGCCCACCAGAAGCCCAGCATGACCCTGGAGGAGGGACTGTGGCGGGCCATGCAGGAATGGCAGCACACGAGCAACTCTGACC ATATCTACTATAAGATGGCAGGAAA gttcctggagtttgaggctgaagaGAAGATACAGATTCAGAAGTCGCAGTGGATGAAGGTGCCCCAGTGCCTGCCTCCTCCCGCCCTGCCAAGGCTTGAACCTCAGGGACTGTCAACCCCTGAGGTGGTCAAGGAGCCAG tgtACCTTCCCAGCAAGGCTGGCCCCAagg ctgcctgcctgccaccacagcagAGACCAAGGCCCCAGCAGCCAGCAGAGACCAAGGCCCCCGAGAAGATT CCTGCTGAAGTGGTGCAGGAGTATGTGGACATCATGGAGGAGCTGCTGGGGCCTCCCATTGGGGCCACGGGGGAGCTCGAGGGACAAAGGGAAGAGGGCAAAGTGGAGCAGGAAAAGGACAGGATGTTTTCAGACCCCTACCTCCTGAGCTACGTTGACAATCTGTGTTCCCAGAAGGACTTCATCACCAAG GTGGAGGTCGTCATTCACCCCCAATTCCTGGAAGAATTGCTTTCCCCAGATTCACAGATGGATTTCTTGGCCCTAAGCCAAGAGCTGGAGCAGGAAGAAGGACTCACCCTTGCCCAG GTAGCAGAGAAGCGCCTCCTATACTTGAAAGAGGAACGGTGTGCGAGGGCAGCCCCTAGTCATGGCAGCACCCAGCCAGACTCAATCTCTTCTGAGTCTGCAGCAGGCCAAGGAGCAGAGAGAGATGTCCCTGGCCCCCAACAAGGGGTCAGCATGGAAACCTGCCCACCCCAGACGACCTCCCGGGACCCTCAGGGACAAGGCAGAGAGCGCACTGGGATGGTCAGGTCCAAAATCCCTGTTGTTCTTTTGGAGAGACTGGATTCCCACTGGCTGAGGGCTGCCCGGGCAAACTCTCCTCCCCAGGACCATAGACCCACCTGCCCAGGTGTGGGGACCAAGGACACCTGGGGTCTCCCTGGAGCCTCTCCTGTCAAGGAGTCACGCAGGCTGTCTAAGGGGTCAagtgaggaggagagggaaatCCTTGGTATAGTTTCTGTCGTGCTACGACAGAACTACAGGCTGCGGCCCTGGAAGCTGTCCCAGAGCCCTGTCCCTGCCTCAGGCCTTCTCAACCCAGAAGGATGGGGACCCCAGGGAGCTCTTCAGTCCCAATCAGCAAAGAGAAGAGGCCTCAGCGCAGCACCTGCTCCTGCCACCAAGTCCAAGAAGCAAGCTCTCTTTGGAGGCCCATCCCCTGCTGAACAGATGCCCCACCTAGGGCCTGGGCTCAGAGTCTCTGGGGCACAATCCTTGGCTTGGGGGCTGGGTGGCCCCTCACAGTCCCAAAAGAGAAAGGGTGACCCCTTGCTATCTAAGAGGAAGAAAACGCAGCACTGTAGCCAGTAG